The following proteins are encoded in a genomic region of Iodidimonas sp. SYSU 1G8:
- a CDS encoding DUF262 domain-containing protein gives MIQDVKALPVSFYFSPDGATSFFIPKYQREYVWGAKNWDSLFNDLEESPSGHFLGSIICVNAQQDSMAGGRLELIDGQQRFTTISLLFCAFYNKLNAIPNPDRRLLVELDNLESRIFVRATGHWRLEPSEQAQNKSDFQKVLSDLFPKQVKAPKGLSYFGNRRIARAYNYFSERLDGLSQDQALALLEKLKAAMLVKIEVRSHSDAFMLFESINNRGIPLSAIDIIKNNLLAELDKRPDYGIDRAFEEWKDLVDALPDPAVQERFLRQLYNMFKYLKQVEVKGCTRATRSNLITIYDTLLRKRPVWLFEALQTKGKTYSALLNPTAAREQWGDAAAAALQDLQRLGAAPAYAFLLWTCQVAQSQKWSEGDAVHRLASLLTKWFFWRNLTDMPPTRELDPMFMELVAHLIGPLRKGGYEDLNDFIKASRQWLMSKAPLQEICDAKLAGDVYVENYDVTRFMLCKLEEAHQTLENRRDLWAQDPHGRPIFTVEHILPKTENLSDDWISMLEAAGKGEGAEDIRRRSAHQLGNLTLSGYNSRLGTMTFEKKRDRVNEAGDHIGYKNGLYLNRALATRNDWNECAIRTRTRTMLDEVKSLLVLREME, from the coding sequence ATGATCCAGGACGTCAAAGCGCTGCCCGTCAGCTTCTATTTCAGCCCCGATGGCGCAACGTCGTTCTTCATTCCGAAGTACCAACGCGAGTATGTGTGGGGCGCCAAGAACTGGGATTCCCTATTCAACGACCTGGAAGAGTCACCCAGCGGGCACTTCTTGGGTTCCATCATTTGCGTGAATGCCCAGCAGGACAGCATGGCGGGTGGTCGGCTCGAGTTGATCGACGGCCAACAGCGGTTTACCACCATCAGCCTGCTGTTCTGTGCGTTTTACAACAAGCTTAACGCCATTCCGAACCCGGATCGCCGTCTGCTGGTCGAGCTAGACAACCTGGAAAGCCGCATTTTCGTTCGCGCGACCGGACACTGGCGCCTAGAACCCAGTGAGCAAGCGCAGAACAAATCCGACTTTCAGAAAGTGCTGAGCGATTTGTTTCCCAAGCAGGTAAAGGCCCCGAAGGGCTTGAGCTACTTTGGTAACCGTCGCATCGCGCGCGCCTACAATTATTTCTCTGAGCGTCTCGATGGTCTTTCGCAAGATCAAGCACTGGCTCTGCTGGAAAAGCTTAAGGCCGCAATGTTGGTGAAGATCGAGGTGCGCAGCCACTCTGACGCTTTCATGTTGTTCGAGTCGATCAACAACCGGGGCATTCCACTCTCGGCCATCGACATCATCAAGAACAACCTATTGGCCGAGCTGGACAAGCGCCCCGACTACGGCATCGACCGTGCGTTTGAAGAGTGGAAGGACCTTGTCGACGCGCTGCCCGACCCGGCGGTTCAGGAGCGTTTCCTGCGCCAGTTGTACAACATGTTCAAGTACCTCAAGCAGGTCGAGGTTAAAGGCTGCACCCGAGCCACACGCTCAAATCTGATTACCATCTACGACACTTTGCTGCGCAAACGCCCAGTCTGGCTGTTTGAAGCATTGCAAACTAAAGGAAAGACCTATTCGGCGTTGCTAAACCCTACCGCCGCGCGAGAGCAATGGGGCGACGCCGCTGCAGCAGCCCTGCAGGACCTCCAACGCCTGGGGGCCGCGCCGGCTTACGCATTCTTGCTTTGGACCTGCCAGGTTGCACAAAGCCAGAAATGGAGTGAGGGCGATGCAGTTCACCGCTTGGCGTCTTTGCTCACCAAGTGGTTCTTCTGGCGCAATCTGACCGATATGCCGCCTACTCGCGAACTCGATCCGATGTTCATGGAGTTAGTCGCCCATCTTATTGGTCCTCTCCGTAAGGGAGGATACGAGGACCTGAACGATTTTATTAAGGCGTCGCGTCAATGGCTTATGAGCAAAGCACCGTTACAAGAGATCTGTGATGCGAAGCTTGCTGGCGATGTATATGTGGAAAACTACGATGTAACGCGCTTCATGCTGTGCAAGCTGGAAGAGGCTCATCAGACACTGGAAAATCGGCGCGACCTATGGGCGCAGGATCCGCATGGCCGCCCTATCTTCACAGTTGAGCACATCCTGCCGAAAACAGAGAACCTATCCGACGACTGGATCTCTATGCTTGAAGCAGCCGGCAAGGGCGAAGGCGCTGAGGACATTAGGCGGCGCAGTGCGCATCAACTGGGCAATCTAACTCTCAGCGGTTACAATTCCCGTCTAGGCACAATGACCTTCGAGAAGAAGCGGGACCGGGTTAATGAAGCGGGCGACCATATAGGCTACAAGAACGGCCTGTACCTGAATCGCGCTCTCGCAACCCGTAACGACTGGAACGAGTGCGCGATACGGACGCGCACTCGAACAATGCTTGATGAGGTGAAGTCTCTTCTCGTTCTGAGAGAGATGGAATGA
- a CDS encoding type II restriction endonuclease subunit M — protein MTVFLRLLSEADKSRSLSEACNGFRNNLNSPQICEVEPYAFRSVPGAPFAYWVSEKLRRIFQDFSQFESNGRAVRQGLATADDFRFVRAWWEITADVDRWPGFAKGGSFSPFYHDIFLTVNWRNQGAEIRNFFHPDTGKLNSRPQNIEYFRRAGLTWPLRAKRFSPQALPRECVFSVRGYSAFPEPKEELSTLALFNSSPFDYLFKTALGRFGYPEFIVGILQIMPWPELRRDISTQLKEHGLRAWSLKRGLDTVSETSHAFHLPAALRARLGDYDPPSIEAELAVIQAEIDDIAFDLYGFSDEDRAAALGLSGTADEDASDTTEDADYSEDDDGAEAIDQTDGLLSWAAGVAFSRFDWRLATGERAAPPEPEPFDPLPAKSPGMLPDGAEPFHAHSGILVDDQGHPHDLARLIEEVLARVEAPVPADMRRWLQRDFFPLHLRQYSKSRRKAPIYWPISTSSGSYTLWLYYPSLTSQTLYSAVNDFVDRKLREVSRDATTLRDKGAARSRDDEKAFEGLQTLELELIELRDTLLQIAPAYRPNHDDGVQITAAPLWQLFRHKPWQKVLKDTWARLVKGDFDWAHLAMAYWPDRVREKCKTDKSLAIAHDLEHLYVEPENQPKKARKKKAGGEE, from the coding sequence ATGACGGTTTTCCTGAGATTGTTGTCGGAAGCAGACAAATCCCGCAGCCTGAGCGAAGCCTGTAACGGCTTTCGAAATAATCTTAACTCTCCGCAGATCTGCGAAGTTGAGCCTTACGCGTTTCGGTCGGTTCCAGGTGCCCCGTTCGCTTATTGGGTTAGCGAAAAACTTCGCCGAATTTTTCAAGATTTTTCTCAGTTTGAAAGCAACGGGCGTGCAGTTAGACAAGGGCTGGCAACAGCTGATGACTTCCGCTTTGTTAGGGCATGGTGGGAAATAACTGCAGACGTTGATCGCTGGCCTGGGTTTGCAAAGGGTGGTTCATTTTCGCCATTCTATCACGACATCTTTCTAACGGTGAATTGGAGAAACCAGGGAGCAGAAATTCGAAACTTCTTTCATCCTGACACTGGAAAACTTAATTCACGCCCTCAAAATATTGAGTACTTTCGGAGGGCTGGTTTGACATGGCCTCTCCGCGCCAAGAGGTTTTCGCCTCAAGCGCTTCCGAGAGAATGCGTATTCTCTGTTAGAGGCTATTCTGCGTTTCCAGAGCCAAAGGAAGAGCTAAGTACACTGGCACTGTTCAACAGTTCGCCATTTGACTATCTCTTTAAGACGGCTTTAGGTCGGTTTGGATATCCAGAATTTATCGTTGGAATCCTCCAAATCATGCCCTGGCCAGAGTTGAGGCGGGATATTTCAACTCAGCTGAAGGAACACGGACTGCGGGCCTGGTCTCTCAAAAGAGGGCTCGACACCGTATCGGAAACCTCACACGCATTTCATTTGCCCGCGGCGTTGCGCGCACGTCTTGGAGACTACGACCCGCCGTCGATTGAAGCCGAGCTGGCTGTCATCCAGGCCGAGATCGATGACATCGCCTTTGATCTTTACGGGTTCAGCGACGAAGACCGCGCCGCTGCGCTCGGGTTGTCTGGCACGGCGGACGAGGATGCAAGCGACACTACTGAGGATGCCGACTATAGCGAAGACGACGATGGCGCCGAAGCGATAGACCAAACTGACGGACTGCTCAGCTGGGCTGCGGGCGTCGCTTTCAGCCGTTTCGACTGGCGCCTGGCCACTGGCGAGCGCGCTGCCCCGCCCGAACCGGAACCCTTTGACCCGCTGCCCGCCAAGAGCCCCGGCATGCTGCCTGACGGTGCGGAGCCGTTCCATGCCCATTCCGGCATCCTGGTGGACGACCAGGGGCATCCGCATGACCTCGCCCGCCTGATCGAGGAAGTGCTCGCCCGCGTCGAAGCCCCAGTGCCCGCCGATATGCGCCGCTGGCTCCAACGGGACTTCTTCCCCCTGCACCTGAGGCAATACAGCAAGAGCCGCCGCAAGGCACCGATCTACTGGCCGATCTCGACCAGTTCAGGCAGCTACACGCTCTGGCTCTACTACCCCAGCCTGACCAGCCAGACGCTCTATTCCGCCGTGAACGACTTCGTGGATCGGAAGCTTCGCGAAGTCAGCCGCGATGCCACCACGCTGCGCGACAAGGGCGCCGCCCGCTCGCGCGACGACGAGAAGGCGTTCGAGGGGCTCCAAACCCTCGAGCTGGAGCTGATAGAGCTGCGCGACACCCTGCTGCAGATCGCGCCGGCCTATCGACCGAACCATGACGACGGCGTCCAAATCACTGCAGCCCCCCTATGGCAGCTGTTCCGCCACAAGCCTTGGCAGAAGGTTCTGAAGGACACCTGGGCCAGGCTGGTAAAGGGCGACTTCGACTGGGCGCATCTGGCCATGGCCTATTGGCCCGACCGCGTGCGCGAGAAATGCAAGACCGACAAGTCGCTGGCCATCGCGCACGACCTGGAGCACCTGTACGTCGAGCCGGAAAACCAGCCGAAGAAGGCCCGCAAAAAGAAGGCTGGGGGCGAAGAATGA
- a CDS encoding SAM-dependent methyltransferase — MAFDDATRARLNRFVGKVRGILTEEFTRQLQQVYGLDPMTGNSADLESLVHLDDRRLETASVLRQILDHYLAAESDTGGAARRNVLKRIVREQAFTVLNRLAALRMMEVRGLITESIGRGTQSQGFRLYQAVVNGALGETGEAYQIYLFSLFDHFAADLTSLFDRHAPQSLLFPREPALNDVLQELLAPDLASLWAEDETIGWIYQYFNSKEERKAMREASQAPRNSRELAVRNQFFTPRYVVEFLVDNTLGRLWFNWTGGETCLRDRCQYLLVKPDEASEPLGRLRDPRTIKLLDPACGSMHFGLYAFDLFQAIYREAWDWEQSNGPNELDRATGGSPDLKPLPETYADQDAFLRDVPRLIIEHNIYGVDIDPRAAQIASLALWLRAQRAWHQAGVKAKDRPQVGRGHVVAAVAPPAEVDLRKRFMEELDPLDAELFEKTLFVLKGLPELGVLLQVERELPALVRAVFGEHGDLFREEDVAQWRKAEVRLRDALTEFARAARSTYQGRLFADDALQGLLMIDHCREVFDVVVMNPPFGALASSTKAEMTKAYPNSKNDLLAIFVERGLSLMRSGSRIGAITSRTCFFLSSFQKWREEVVLAIAKPEVMADLGLGVMDDAMVEAAAYVLEKRI, encoded by the coding sequence ATGGCCTTTGATGATGCAACGAGGGCGCGCCTGAACCGCTTTGTCGGAAAGGTGCGGGGCATCCTCACCGAAGAGTTCACACGTCAACTTCAGCAGGTCTACGGTCTGGACCCGATGACCGGCAATTCAGCGGATCTCGAGAGCCTCGTCCATCTGGATGATCGGCGGTTGGAAACGGCGAGCGTTCTGCGGCAAATTCTAGACCATTACCTCGCCGCCGAAAGCGACACTGGAGGCGCGGCGCGGCGAAACGTCTTGAAGCGCATTGTGCGGGAGCAGGCCTTCACCGTGCTGAACCGCCTTGCCGCACTGCGCATGATGGAAGTTCGAGGCTTGATCACGGAATCCATCGGCAGAGGAACGCAGTCGCAAGGTTTTCGGCTCTATCAGGCGGTCGTCAATGGTGCATTGGGAGAAACCGGAGAGGCCTATCAGATCTACCTGTTCAGCCTGTTCGACCACTTCGCCGCCGACCTCACCTCGCTGTTCGACCGACACGCGCCGCAGAGCCTCCTTTTCCCGAGAGAGCCTGCGCTAAATGATGTGCTACAAGAATTGCTTGCCCCCGATCTGGCATCGCTCTGGGCCGAGGACGAGACGATCGGCTGGATCTACCAGTACTTCAATTCGAAGGAAGAGCGCAAAGCGATGCGCGAGGCGTCTCAAGCGCCGCGCAACAGCCGTGAACTGGCCGTGCGCAACCAGTTCTTCACCCCGCGCTATGTGGTGGAGTTCCTGGTCGACAACACGTTGGGGCGGCTCTGGTTCAACTGGACGGGCGGGGAGACCTGCTTGCGCGATCGCTGCCAGTACCTGCTGGTGAAACCGGATGAGGCGTCCGAGCCGCTTGGCCGCCTGCGCGATCCGCGCACGATCAAGCTGCTCGATCCGGCCTGCGGTTCGATGCATTTCGGGCTCTATGCCTTCGACCTGTTCCAGGCGATCTATCGCGAGGCATGGGATTGGGAGCAGTCTAATGGCCCGAACGAGCTGGATCGGGCAACCGGCGGCAGCCCCGATCTGAAGCCTTTGCCAGAAACCTATGCCGACCAGGATGCCTTCCTGCGCGACGTGCCGCGGCTGATCATTGAGCACAACATCTATGGCGTCGATATCGACCCGCGCGCGGCGCAGATCGCGTCGCTGGCGCTGTGGTTGCGTGCGCAACGCGCCTGGCATCAGGCGGGCGTGAAGGCCAAGGACCGGCCTCAGGTGGGGCGTGGGCATGTGGTGGCGGCCGTCGCGCCCCCGGCCGAGGTGGACTTGCGAAAGCGGTTCATGGAAGAGCTCGACCCCCTGGATGCAGAGCTGTTCGAGAAGACGCTGTTCGTGCTCAAGGGCTTGCCGGAGCTTGGGGTGCTGCTGCAAGTTGAGAGGGAACTACCTGCCCTTGTGCGCGCTGTGTTTGGCGAGCATGGCGACCTCTTCCGCGAAGAAGACGTGGCGCAGTGGCGGAAGGCTGAGGTACGTCTACGGGACGCCCTGACCGAGTTCGCACGCGCTGCGCGGTCCACCTATCAGGGGCGACTGTTTGCTGACGATGCGCTTCAGGGCCTTCTTATGATCGATCACTGCCGCGAAGTTTTCGACGTTGTAGTGATGAACCCTCCATTCGGCGCGCTCGCTTCGTCAACTAAGGCAGAAATGACGAAAGCCTACCCAAACAGTAAGAATGACCTTTTAGCGATTTTTGTAGAGCGGGGCCTGTCCTTGATGCGAAGCGGTTCTCGCATTGGGGCGATTACTTCACGAACCTGTTTCTTTCTATCGAGCTTTCAAAAATGGCGGGAGGAGGTTGTGCTCGCAATCGCCAAGCCAGAGGTCATGGCCGATCTCGGCCTCGGTGTGATGGATGACGCAATGGTAGAAGCGGCGGCTTATGTGCTGGAGAAGCGGATATGA